A single genomic interval of Malania oleifera isolate guangnan ecotype guangnan chromosome 13, ASM2987363v1, whole genome shotgun sequence harbors:
- the LOC131145517 gene encoding uncharacterized protein LOC131145517: MDLWVFLAATGAGNLVKFWQNLSNDKGSFKEAFSGGSDVKEPGANSSIQHLCDKSCPFGRLAWSRRLHEDASMVGDVVFDGRVSDVSCTSGASAAEAASTSGLDGEKLLYFDNYDGYNACSISSLPLELSRNESLQDNRFGIRPGGDIEDLSSNLLTKYSTEGIGSFWSSSRTRYSLRSRRSHMHFVRPLSSIESCLLAQLYKENTEIKDYVLSFLPSKSVPPLRPLFVTDGSQIINRANGDSLNAQVETDENNEHKETYVEENKNIFGVPLLQKIVSMVFPRKTEHMTGKGQRGRLNTSCKIVVNGKRGQPQVSTDGGLLFCLGISVGIISSFVANEREIEKLRQLLNQTENLVQDLQEELEMKDAITVKELVNGDCDSHYRCDRSFHNIEPNILSPAQDLDKLARYDGKELSEKMVEKDSEHIKTIEAELEAELERLELSMNASALERGFPNLVELDPDLVADVVEGELRADMFTGGFDGQSDPDRDTTGTSTTHTANYAVSPRELSLRLHEVIQSRLEERIRELETALQNSQRNVHVSELKHTDSWRESSDSEWGSSPTHGSPIATEEFNPMAQPLVINLSGEALDAFHEARKELVKIKESEEESIPFGVYEDSHQSSFWGEDGEDNDSMMLHCTINEEISHEISTLEWGSNDVDVTSDENDEDDKMEKLLIQQIVEKTRKGSPAVLNAQKALFSVDVNE; this comes from the exons ATGGACTTATGGGTTTTTCTTGCGGCCACTGGTGCGGGAAATTTAGTTAAGTTTTGGCAGAATCTTTCAAATGATAAGGGCAGCTTCAAGGAGGCATTTTCTGGGGGTTCTGATGTTAAGGAACCTGGAGCAAATTCATCAATTCAGCATCTTTGTGACAAGAGCTGCCCCTTTGGCAGATTAGCATGGAGCAGAAGACTTCACGAAGATGCTTCTATGGTGGGCGACGTGGTGTTTGATGGGAGAGTGTCAGATGTATCTTGCACAAGCGGTGCTTCAGCAGCAGAAGCTGCTTCTACTAGTGGGCTAGATGGTGAAAAACTATTATATTTTGATAATTATGATGGTTACAATGCATGTTCAATATCAAGCTTGCCACTGGAGCTGTCAAGAAATGAAAGTCTTCAAGATAATAGGTTTGGAATCAGGCCAGGTGGTGATATTGAAGACCTTTCTAGCAATTTATTAACTAAATATTCCACAGAAGGAATTGGTTCTTTTTGGAGTTCTTCGAGGACCAGATACTCCCTTAGAAGTAGAAGGTCTCATATGCATTTTGTTAGACCTTTAAGCTCTATAGAAAGTTGCCTCTTGGCTCAACTATACAAGGAAAATACTGAAATAAAAGATTATGTGCTTAGTTTCCTTCCATCAAAGTCTGTACCACCTTTAAGGCCATTGTTTGTAACAGATGGAAGCCAAATAATAAATAGGGCAAATGGTGATTCTCTCAATGCACAGGTTGAAACTGATGAAAATAATGAACATAAGGAAACTTATGTTGAAGAAAACAAGAATATTTTTGGGGTTCCTCTGCTACAAAAAATTGTGTCTATGGTGTTTCCGAGGAAAACTGAACATATGACAGGAAAGGGACAACGTGGAAGGTTGAACACTTCCTGCAAAATAGTCGTCAATGGAAAACGCGGCCAACCACAAG TGTCAACTGATGGAGGGCTTCTATTCTGTCTCGGGATTTCTGTTGGCATTATATCTTCTTTCGTTGCAAATgaaagggaaatagaaaaattgagACAGTTGCTGAATCAAACCGAGAACTTGGTTCAAGATCTTCAAGAGGAACTCGAAATGAAAGATGCAATAACTGTGAAGGAGCTAGTTAATGGAGATTGTGACTCACATTATAGATGTGACCGTTCCTTTCACAACATTGAGCCAAATATATTATCCCCTGCACAGGATTTGGATAAATTAGCAAGATATGATGGTAAAGAGTTGTCTGAAAAAATGGTAGAGAAGGATTCAGAACATATTAAAACAATTGAGGCAGAGCTGGAAGCGGAGTTGGAAAGGCTGGAACTAAGCATGAATGCATCTGCTTTGGAGAGAGGATTTCCAAATCTTGTTGAG CTTGACCCAGACCTTGTAGCAGATGTTGTTGAAGGGGAATTGAGAGCAGACATGTTTACTGGGGGATTTGATGGCCAATCTGATCCAGATAGAGATACAACTGGCACCTCTACAACTCACACTGCAAACTATGCTGTTTCGCCTCGAGAACTGAGCTTGCGTTTACATGAAGTCATTCAATCAAGACTCGAAGAACGCATCAGGGAGCTGGAGACGGCACTTCAAAACAGCCAGAGGAATGTACATGTCTCGGAACTAAAGCACACAGATTCTTGGAGAGAGTCCTCAGACAGTGAATGGGGATCTTCCCCTACCCATGGAAGTCCAATTGCCACAGAAGAATTCAACCCCATGGCTCAACCCCTTGTTATAAATTTATCAGGAGAAGCATTGGATGCATTCCATGAGGCTCGCAAAGAGTTGGTGAAAATTAAGGAATCAGAAGAAGAGAGCATACCATTTGGAGTCTATGAAGATTCCCATCAAAGCTCTTTCTGGGGTGAAGACGGTGAGGATAATGATTCGATGATGCTGCATTGTACAATCAATGAGGAGATTTCTCATGAGATAAGCACATTGGAGTGGGGATCCAATGATGTTGATGTAACTAGTGATGAAAATGATGAGGATGACAAGATGGAGAAGCTATTGATCCAGCAAATTGTGGAGAAAACAAGAAAAGGTTCTCCGGCAGTTTTGAATGCTCAAAAGGCTTTGTTTTCGGTGGATGTAAACGAGTGA